The Paraburkholderia largidicola DNA segment ATTTCGCAGAACGGCGACCCTTCCGTGTCCGTGCCAATGACAGTGCCGTCGAGGTGCCCGTCGACGTCTGCCCCAAGCGCATGGTGATACGGCATCTCGACCCGCATCGCGCCCTCCGCACCGACCCGCCTGAACGAACATCATCGACGCGATCAGCGCGTGATCCGTGAAGCCGGTCGACGTGGTCATCCATGCGGTCGAGCACCAGCCGCGCCTCCGTCGCGTCGAGCCAATTCTGCGGCGCGCAAGAGCAAATCATTGTCGGCGGGCGGGCGCTGCTTGTCTGCAAGTTGCTGCTGTTCGGTTAAAGCCGACAGCTAAGCGATTATCTGTTTGCTGGTGGCAGACCTTCATTTATCGCCTTCCGGCTTGAAAAACCGGCCTCGAAAACTCAAAAAGATAGAATTCCCTTTAGTTTCATATGGTTGCGGAGAAACTTCGGAGTCCCGGGCACGATTGGCACACCCTATGCGTATGTAGCAGCGAGCGCAAACAAATCGTGCTCTTCCAACCGAAACGAATGATCCAAGGAGATTGACCATGGCTTCCCTGACCATCAAAGACCTCTCGCATAACGCAGAACTCTCCGTAGAAGCCCTCGCCTCCGTGCGCGGCGGCAGCAACTACAACGCCGGTAACGTGAATGCCGCATTCGGTGGCGGCTTCGCCAGCCCGGCCATCGTAGTGGCGCCCGTCACGCAGACCGATACGAAGGTCGTCATCCCGACGATCCAGAACTTCGGTGGCCTGCAGGCCGTGCTGTAAATCGCAAACACATCTTCCACTTACCACACCCTATCCGGAGATCGATCATGAGCTCGCTGACCATCAAAGACCTTTCGCATCACGCAGACCTTTCCGTCAAAGCACTGTCGGCCGTGCGCGGCGGCAGCAACTACAACGCCTTCAACACGAATGCCGCATTCGGTGGCGGCTTCGCCAGCCCGGCCATCGTAGTGGCGCCCGTCACGCAGACCGATACGAAGGTCGTCATCCCGACGATCCAGAACTTCGGCGGCCTGCAGGCTGTGCTGTAAATCGCAAACACATCACCCGCTTTCCATACCCCATTCAGGAGATTGATCATGGCCTCGTTGACCATCAAAGACCTTTCGCATCACGCAGACCTTTCCGTCGAAGCACTCGCCTCGGTGCGCGGCGGCAGCAACTACAACGTCGGCAACGTGAACGCCGCATTCGGTGGCGGCTTCGCCAGCCCGGGCGTCGTCGTGGCTCCCGTCACGCAGACCGACACGAAGGTCGTCATCCCGACGATCCAGAACTTCGGTGGCCTGCAGGCCGTGCTGTAAATCGCAAACACATTACCCGCTTTCCCTACCCGTTTCAGGAGATTGACCATGGCCTCGCTGACCATCAAAGACCTTTCGCATCACGCAGACCTTTCTGTCGAAGCACTCGCCTCGGTGCGCGGCGGCAGCAACTACAACGTCGGTAACGTGAACGCCGCATTCGGTGGCGGCTTCGCCAGCCCGGGCGTCGTCGTGGCCCCCGTCACGCAGACCGACACGAAGGTCGTCATCCCGACGATCCAGAACTTCGGCGGCCTGCAGGCCGTGCTGTAAATCGAAAACGCATTCCCACTTCCCATACCGTATCCAGGAGATTGATCATGAGCTCACTGACCATCAAAGACCTTTCGCATAACGAAGAACTTTCCGTCAAGGCACTCTCGGCCGTGCGCGGCGGCAGCAACTACAACGCCTTCAACACGAATGCCGCGTTCGGTGGCGGTTTCGCCAGCCCGTCGATCGTGGTGGCACCCGTCACGCAGACCGACACGCAGGTCATCATCCCGACGATCCAGAACTTCGGCGGCCTGCAGCTGGTCAAGTAAGGCAACACACGGGAGAGCCCCGCCGCGTCTGTGCCTCACAGGCAGTGCATGCTCTCCCGTCCCGCAATACGCCATACCAGGAGCTTGACCATGGCCTCGCTGACGATCACGGATCTCTCGCATCACCAGACACTGTCTAACGACGCGCTGTCTGCAGTGCGCGGCGGTAGCAACTTCAATTTCGGTAACGTGAACGCAGCGTTCGGCGGTGGGTTTGCCAGCCCGGCTATCGTGGTCGCGCCCGTCATCCAGACCGACACGAAGATCGATATTCCGACGCTGCAGAATTTCGGCGGCCTGCAGTTTCTCAAGGGACTGTTTTAAGTCCCGGGAATGAAACGGCTGTTCGCATGTAAAAACGTTGGTCGGGTTCGCAGAGCCCGTCGAACAGTTCAAGACAGCACCACAATACGGGGTAAGCGTTAAGAGAAGTTCTTTCTGAGAGGAATGCCGTCAGGTCTTGTCCCTTGACGGTTTCAGGCCCGCCAGTCCGTTCGCACTGGCGGGCCTTCTTGTTGGTGGGGCGTTGAGAGATCAACAAGTCCACGCATGAGCGCCATCACGCCTGGCGCCCGTTCATCTCCGGCGGCGCGCCAACGCGGCCACACCGCAGCGACGGACCAAAGCGACATGAGTTGGCGCTCAGTCCAAATGAGAAGTTGACGGATCGCGCCGGATGAGGAGTCCGGCATCGCCCCAGCCAGAGCTAGATCCGCCATGCCTTGCATTATCGGCTCGCACAGCGGGCGCGTCATCACACAAGTTAACAAGAGACTCTTTCCAGATGCGTCAAAATAGCGCCATCCAGTCGCGCCGCGCGCCGGAGCCACGCCAGACCGCTCAGCCACATCCGCTAAGATAACGATCCTGACCGCCCCCGAACCAACCGACGCTCGCCGCCTTGCCCACCTTCACTCTCCCCTCAGCGCTGCAGGCGGAACTCGACATCCGCAAAAGCCGCTTCATCGCCTACGCGATTCCCGTCGCCGACCGCGACGCCGCGATGGACGAACTGCGCCGCCTGCGTGAAGCGCATCCCACGGCCACGCATGTGTGCTGGGCCCTGCTGGCGGGCGGGCAATCGGGCATGTCGGACGATGGCGAGCCGTCGGGCACGGCAGGGCGCCCGATCCTCGAAGTCCTGCGCCATCACGATCTGGACGGCGTGCTGGCCGCTGTCGTGCGCTATTACGGCGGCGTGAAGCTCGGCGCGGGCGGCCTCGTGCGCGCCTATACCGACGCGATCGCCACCGCGTTGCAGGACGCGCCGCGTGTCGAGCGGATCGCGCTTGCGTCCTTGCAGGTCGAGATCGGCTATCCCGACGAAGCCCGCGTGCGACGCTGGATCGAACAGGAAAACTACGCGCTCGAAGCGAGCGCGTACGACATGAACGTGCAACTGACGATACGCATGCCCGTCACGGCCATCGACGCCGCGCGTGAAGCCTTGCGCGATATGACGCAAGGCCGCGCAATTTTCCCCGAAAGCCTCTGAGCAGAACCAGAACAAAACGGCCGCGTGCCGGAAAAGTACCGTGCACGCGGCCGCTCTGGAAGGCCTGTAACTTGTCGATGCTCAATGCGCCGCAGCAAACACCTTCGCCGATTGCTTCGCTTGCGCACCCGCCGCTGCCAGCGCATCTTCGAGAATCATCTCGGCGCCCTTCTCCGCGACCATCATCGTCGGCGCGTTGATATTGCCTGACGTGATGTTCGGGAAGATCGACGCATCGACGATCCGCAAGCCCGACATGCCATGCACGCGCAGCCGCTCGTCGACGACCGAGTTGCCATCGTCCGGCCCCATCGCGCACGAACCGCACAGGTGATAGATCGAACCCGACTGTTCCCGGAAGTACTGCAGGAAAGCTTCGCGATCGTTCACTTGCGGGCCGGGCGATATCTCTTCGACAGTGATGTCCTTGAGCGCCGCCGTCGACATGATCTTGCGCACCAGTTCGCAGCCTTCGATGGCTTCGTCGATATCTTTTTGCGTCGTCAGCGCGTTGATGCGAATCTTCGCGGCATCTTCCGCACGGTCGGACGCGATCTGGATCGAGCCGCGGCTACTCGGACGGCACGGATTGAAGCACAGCAGGAAGCCCGAATACGGTTCGGGTTCGAGGCTCGCCTTGTTGCTCTTCGGAATGCGATACGACAACGGGTTGAAATAGAGCTGCAGGTTAGGCAACGCTTCTTTCTCGCTGCTTTTGAAGAAGCCGCCAGCCTGGTTCACGCTCATCGCAAGCGGGCCTTTGCGCGTCAGCAGGTATTGCAAGCCGAGCTTGAGCTTGCCCAGCAACGGACGCATTTCGTCATTCAGCGTCTTCACGTTCGAGCGATAGTAGAAGCTCACGCAAAGATGATCCTGCAGATTTTGCCCGACTGCCGGCAAATGATGCACGAGAGGAACGCGATGCTCCGCGAGCAGCGCGCTATCGCCGACACCCGACAGTTGCAGCAGCTTCGGCGTATCGACGGCGCCCGCCGAAAGAATCACTTCCCGCTTCGCGGTGAAATGACGCGCACTGCCGTTCTGCTTCACGACGACGCCCGTCGCGCGCCGGTCCGCGTCGAACAGCACCTGCGTGACGAGCACTTCACGCTCGACCGTCAGGTTCTTCCGGTTGAGCACCGGGTGCAGGTATTCGAAGCTGCTCGACGAACGCTGGCCATTACGCGTGTTCACGTCGTAAATGCCCGCGCCTTCGAACTGCGCACCGTTGAAGTCGTCAGTGCGCTTGTAGCCCGCCTGCTCGCAGCCCTTGATGAACACGTGACAGATGGGATGCGCCGCATCCTTCATCGGGGAAATGCCGATCGGGCCATTTGCGCCGTGATACTCCGTGTTGCCGAGCGGATGCGCTTCGAGCTTGCGGAAATACGGCAGTACGTCGCGATACGACCAGCCCTTGTTGCCCGCCTCCGCCCAGTCGTCGTAATCCTGCGCCTGGCCGCGCACGTAGATCATTGCGTTGATCGAACCGGAGCCGCCCTGCACCTTGCCACGCGGGCAATACAACGAGCGGTTGTCGAGTTCCTTCTCCGGCTCGCTGTAGTACATCCAGTTGTAGGTTTCGTTGTAGTACGTCTTCGTGAAACCGACTGGAATTTTGAACCAGAACGAATCGTCGGCTTTGCCCGCTTCGAGCAGCAGCACCGAGTACTGGCCGGACGCCGACAGCCGGTTGGCGAGAATGCAGCCCGCAGATCCCGCTCCGACGATGATGTAGTCGTAATTCATGTTCTATTCGCCCGCAGGCGTCCAATACGTGGAATACGTGTTCGCGTTTAGCCCTTGGCGGGCGCGAGATCCTTCACGTCGGCCGGTTTCGACGCCATCTGTAGATGCAGGCGCTCGCCCTTGTACGGCGTGTGCTGATTGACCACTTCCATATTCAGCTCGACACCCAGGCCCGGTTCCGTCGACGGAATGATGTAGCCGTCTTCCCAGCGGATCGGCGTCTTCAGCACTTCCGCATGGAAACCGCCCCACGTGCCGATGCTTTCCTGAATCAGGAAGTTCGGCGTGCAGGTTGCAAGCTGAATGCTCGCGGCGGCGCCGACCGGACCGTTGTAGAGGTGCGGCGCGATCTGCGCGTAATACACCTCGGCGAGGGTGGCGACCTTCTTCGCTTCGAGCAGGCCGCCGACGCGCGCCACGTTCAGTTGCAGGATCGACGCGCCGCCCGCTTCCAGCAGCTTGTGGAATTCGTATTTCGTGGTGAGGCGCTCGCCAGCCGAAATCGGAATGCTCGTGTGCCGCGCGACTTCGGCCATTGCCTCATGCTGTCCCGGCGGCACGGGCTCTTCGAACCACAACGGGTCGTATTTTTCGAGGCGCTTCGCCAGACGGATCGCCGACGCCGGCACCATTTGCCCATGCGTGCCGAACAGCAGGTCAGCCTTGCTGCCCACGGCTTCGCGCACCTTGCGGCAGAACGTTTCGCAACGGTCCATCACTTCGAGCGACAGATGATGGCCCGAGTAAGCCGTATAAGGGCCAGCAGGATCGAACTTCACCGCGGTAAAGCCGCGCTTGACGTTTTCCGCCGCGCATTCGGCTGCGAGATCGGGATCGTCGTAGTCGTATTCGCCGCGGCGGTTCTTCGGGTACAGATACGTGTAAGAACGCAGGCGTTCATGCACGCGGCCGCCGAGCAGCTCGTACACGGGCTTGTTCGCCGCCTTGCCGATGATGTCCCAGCACGCCATTTCGAGGCCGCTGACGACGCCCATCATCGTCAGGTCGGGGCGCTGCGTGAAGCCGCTCGAATACGCTTCACGCCACAGACGTTCGACGTGGTGCGGGTCTTTGTCGAGCAGATACCGCGAGAA contains these protein-coding regions:
- a CDS encoding GMC family oxidoreductase translates to MNYDYIIVGAGSAGCILANRLSASGQYSVLLLEAGKADDSFWFKIPVGFTKTYYNETYNWMYYSEPEKELDNRSLYCPRGKVQGGSGSINAMIYVRGQAQDYDDWAEAGNKGWSYRDVLPYFRKLEAHPLGNTEYHGANGPIGISPMKDAAHPICHVFIKGCEQAGYKRTDDFNGAQFEGAGIYDVNTRNGQRSSSSFEYLHPVLNRKNLTVEREVLVTQVLFDADRRATGVVVKQNGSARHFTAKREVILSAGAVDTPKLLQLSGVGDSALLAEHRVPLVHHLPAVGQNLQDHLCVSFYYRSNVKTLNDEMRPLLGKLKLGLQYLLTRKGPLAMSVNQAGGFFKSSEKEALPNLQLYFNPLSYRIPKSNKASLEPEPYSGFLLCFNPCRPSSRGSIQIASDRAEDAAKIRINALTTQKDIDEAIEGCELVRKIMSTAALKDITVEEISPGPQVNDREAFLQYFREQSGSIYHLCGSCAMGPDDGNSVVDERLRVHGMSGLRIVDASIFPNITSGNINAPTMMVAEKGAEMILEDALAAAGAQAKQSAKVFAAAH
- a CDS encoding IMPACT family protein yields the protein MPTFTLPSALQAELDIRKSRFIAYAIPVADRDAAMDELRRLREAHPTATHVCWALLAGGQSGMSDDGEPSGTAGRPILEVLRHHDLDGVLAAVVRYYGGVKLGAGGLVRAYTDAIATALQDAPRVERIALASLQVEIGYPDEARVRRWIEQENYALEASAYDMNVQLTIRMPVTAIDAAREALRDMTQGRAIFPESL
- a CDS encoding mandelate racemase/muconate lactonizing enzyme family protein, whose translation is MKVVSLETHIVAVPPPHIGGMYWIFVKLKTDCGIEGVGEIYSATFHPNAMAPIIDDVFSRYLLDKDPHHVERLWREAYSSGFTQRPDLTMMGVVSGLEMACWDIIGKAANKPVYELLGGRVHERLRSYTYLYPKNRRGEYDYDDPDLAAECAAENVKRGFTAVKFDPAGPYTAYSGHHLSLEVMDRCETFCRKVREAVGSKADLLFGTHGQMVPASAIRLAKRLEKYDPLWFEEPVPPGQHEAMAEVARHTSIPISAGERLTTKYEFHKLLEAGGASILQLNVARVGGLLEAKKVATLAEVYYAQIAPHLYNGPVGAAASIQLATCTPNFLIQESIGTWGGFHAEVLKTPIRWEDGYIIPSTEPGLGVELNMEVVNQHTPYKGERLHLQMASKPADVKDLAPAKG